Part of the Sphaerochaeta associata genome is shown below.
GGCTTTCACACTATCATCTGTTATCTCAGGATGCATGACTATCTCAGCCAGATTCCTCGAAAGTCCCCCATCGATCTGCAGGAACTCGCATCAACACTCGTAGTTGCTGTGGACTCTCTTGTTGAGCAGGACAGCGATGCATGGATCAACTCATACAGCTGCAAGCCTTCGCACTTTCATCGGGCAAGTCAGCGACTGTTCACTCCCCTGTTGCAGGACCTCGGACACAAAGAGTGCACCCAGATCAAACAAACTCAGTGCGCGGACGGATCGTGGGCCCCTACCTGGGCTTGGGCCGACTATCCCGAACAGTGGGCCGTTGCAAAGCTGTGGTGGAAGTCAGATTTAATCATACGAAATCTTCTCTTTCTCAGAAGCATGCACGCCCTGTAGCCGCACTGTTTGATAGAAAATACGTACATCTCATGGCTTTTAAAGAAAGTTCATGTTTCTACGAATAGATACTTGCACTCCCAATTGTTTCTCTGTATAGTAACATATACACCTAAGGAGAAAGACCATGAATCGAAGAATAGTGTTGCTTGTTGCCCTCTGCATGATTGCCGTCTCGCCCCTGTTTTCCCAACCAACCGCCGAAGCCTCAAAGGGATATGAAATCGGCATTTCCAAAATGGTGAGTCATCCCGCACTCGACTCCATCGAGCAGGGAATAATGGACTATCTCAACGGTACCGGCATGCAGTTCAATTTCGATCTGCAGAACTGCAACGCAGAAATTGCAACAGCCATCGCGATTGCTCAGAAGTTTAAAAGCGACAACAAGGATTTGGTTGTCGGCATCGCCACCCCCCCGGCCCAGGCCCTTGCACAGGTCATAACCGACAAGCCGGTCGTCTTCGGGGCGATAACCGACCCCTTGGCAGCCGGGCTGGTAGTCAATTACGACAAAACCGAGGATACCAATATTGCAGGTATTTCGGACCTCAATCCGCTGAAGCTTCAGCTTGAGACCTATTTTCGGATTGTCAAGCCGAAGACACTGGGGATGATCTACACCAGCAGCGAAGCCAACGGAGTTGCACAGATGGAGCTTGCAAAGAGCATATGCGCCGAAAACAACGTCACCTTCGTTGCTGCAGCGGTCAGTAACTCCAGCGAAGTCAAGATGGCCGCCCAATCGATAGTCGGACGTGTGGACGCCATGTATGTGGCCATCGACAACACCGTAGTCAGTGCCATCCCCTCGGTAAGCGAAGTCTGCATGAAGGCTGGAATCCCTCTGTTCAACACTGATACGACCAGCAGCGACGGTATCGACTTTCTCATGAGCTGGGGCTTCAATTACTATACCGTCGGAGTGGAAACCGGAAAGGTGGTTGAACGAATCCTCAAGGGAGAGAAACCCAGGGATATCGGAGCTGTATTCTTTGACGATCCCGCTCAGTTCGAGCTCTGGTTCAATCTCGACACTGCAAAGAAACTGAATATCAGCATCCCTCAGGACCTGCTTGATGGAGCGAAGGTGTTGGTCCAAAACGGAAAAAAGACTATACGCGAGTAACGTTCATACTCCTTGTTTGGAGCCTGCCTTTCGGGGCAGGCTCCTTTCATTGTAGTCGATATATTCAATTATTCGAATCAAATTATAACCATATGCATAATCCATGAATTAATATTCAGTTATTTGCATAACATGATTTACAAATGCGAAAAATAAGGCTATAGTTTTGCAAACGAAAAGGATTACCTGTTTTGGAGGAAATCAGATGAACATCACACGCCGCTCCCTGTTCACCCTTGCCCTAGTTCTTCTTCTGACTTTCAGCGTCTTTGCTGCAGGACAGACTGAAGCCAAAGCCAGCGCTACGTACAAGATTGGAGTCTCAAAACTCCTCGCCCATCCCGCCCTCGACGCAGCCGAGAAAGGTTTGATGGATCACCTTGCCACCACGGGCCTGTCGGTCTCCTATGACCTGCAGAATGCAAATGGCGACATCTCCACCGCTTCCTCGATCGCCCAGAAGTTCAAGAGCGACAAGGTCAATGTTGCTGTCGGTATCGCAACCCCCTCGGCCCAGGCCCTTGCCCAGGTGTTCCCCGTCTCCTCCGGCATTCCTGTAGTATTCAGTGCCGTCACCGATGCCGATGAGGCAGGTCTGGTGGCTGCCAACATTGCCGGTGTCTCGGACAAGAACCCTGTCGACGAACAGATCAAGCTTTTGATCGACATCACCGGCGCAAAGCGCATCGGTAACATCTATGCTTCAGGCGAAGCCAACGGCGTTGTGCTTATGGAGATGGCAAAAGCCGCCTGCCAGAAGTACGGCGTTGAGTTTGTTGCAAGCGCCATCAGCAACTCCAGTGAAGTTAAAATGGCCGCCCAATCCATCATCGACCGCGTCGACGCCATCTACATTGCCACCGACAATGCAGTCATCAGCGCCCTCGCTTCGATCGACGATGTCACCACCAAGGCAAACAAGGTCCTTTTCAGTGCCGACCCAAGCGGTGTGGAAGGATTGAATGCCATGATTGCATGGGGCTTCGACTATTACAGCATCGGTGTTGAGACCGGCAAGGTAATTGAAAGAGTACTCAAAGGCGAGCAGGCCGGTTCGGTTGGAACCGTATACATCACCGATCCGACCAAGTTTGAGCTGTGGTTCAATCTTGATACCGCCAAGAAGCTTGGTTATACTATTCCGCAGTCACTGCAGGATGGTGCTGCTGTGCTCATCAAGGACGGAAAGAAAATCAGCCAGTAATACGGGCTGGACAATCAATCGCCGGACTTGCAGAGTTCCGGCGATTTTTTCTGTGTAAGGGGTTTTACATGATTGAAGGAATTTTCGTGGATGGCTTGGTCTTTTCGATCATGGTCATCGGTATTCTTATTTCCTATCGGATTCTCGACTTTGCCGACCTGACCTGCGACGGCTCGGTAGCCACCGGTGCTGCAGTCGCCACCATGAGCATCGTGGCCGGTTTTCCCATTTTCGTCGCACTGCTGCTTGCTTTCCTTGCCGGTGTAATCGCCGGTATGATAACTGCTGCAATCCATAACAAGCTGAAAATTCCCGGCCTGCTTGCCGGTATTCTCACCATGACCATGCTGTACTCCATCAATCTCAGAGTACTGGGCAATAAGGCGAACGTTCCGCTTCTCAGGGTGAAAACCATGTACTCCCAGCTCCCGGAGATTTTCAGTTTCATCCCTTCCGAATGGGCGGCGCTCCTTGGAACCCTGCTCGTCGTACTCTTCGTGAAACTGTTGATTGATATATTCTTTCGCACCGACCTCGGCGTCTCCATGGGAGCCATGGGTGGAAACGAGCAGATGGTCATCAGTCAGGGAATCAACCCCGATATCCTGAAGTTGATGGGCATCGGCCTTTCCAATGGACTGATTGCCCTTTCGGGCGGACTTCTTGCCCAGTATCAGGGGTTTGCCGATGCAAACCTCGGCCAAGGGATGGTGGTCCAGGGCCTTGCCGCCATCATGATCGGCGAGTTCCTCTTCTCCTCGAACCGCATCTCGCTGCTCACCCTTCGAGCAGTCTTGGGAGCAATCATCTACAAGGCCCTGATGTTCTTCGGCCGCAAGTATGGATATTTGGTGAATATAACCCCCAACGACTTCAAGTTGCTTACCGGCATCCTCGTGATCGCCAGCCTCTTCATCGCCCAGACAAGGAGTGCAGCTTCTTCGGCGGGTGCAAAGAAGAAAGCAATCGCCAGGTCCCAGGCCAGGCACGATTCGAAGGAGGATTCCACCAATGCTTGATTTAAGCAACATCACCAAAGTATTCTACCCCGGGACAGTCAACGAGAAGATGGCCCTGGATAATATCAATCTCCATGTAAACAAAGGAGATGTCATCTGTGTCGTAGGTTCCAACGGCTCGGGAAAGTCCACACTTTTCAACCTGATCAGCGGCACATACCCGGTCACGAACGGAAAAATCATATTCGACGGTACCGATGTAACCGCCAGTCCGGAATATAAACGGGCGATGACCATCGGCCGCATCTTCCAGGACCCTACCAAGGGAACTGCTGCAAACATGTCCATAGAGGACAATATGATTACCGCTGAGACCAAGGGAATGAAAGGCTTGAGAATCAGCCTGAACAACGAGAAGCGTGAACAATTCGCATCGCTTTTGAAATTGATCGGGCTGCAGGACAGGCTCAAGGACAATGTAGGACTTCTCAGCGGCGGACAGCGTCAAGCGCTCACCCTGCTCATGATTGTGATGAGCAGGCCCAAAATGCTGCTGCTCGACGAGCATACTGCAGCTTTGGACCCTCGAAACGCCCAGATTGTCATGGACCTCACCGAACGCTTCATCGCTGAGTACAAGCTTACCGCCCTGATGGTAACACACAACATGCAGTTCGCCATCAATTTCGGTAACCGCCTGATCATGATGGACGAAGGAACAATCATTCTCGATGTCAGCGGCGAAGAGAAATCCAAGCTTACGGTTGAGGAACTTGTCAGGCTTTTCAAGAACCTCAGAAACAAGACCTATGCAAACGACGAAGCATTGCTGACAAAGGAATAGAAAATCCAAAGGTGCTTGCCTCCTTTCGGTATTCAGCCTAAGATAGGGCGAGGACCAGTTCGTGGGAACAATTAAGCCAATTCAAGCGGCGTTGGAGCCAATGTTCACCCGCCGCTTTTTGTATACCTTGATCATCCCTTTGGTGATCGAGCAATTCCTTGCCGTCTCCATAGGCATGGCCGACACTGTCATGGTCGCCTCGGCTGGTGAGGCGGCCGTAGGTGCCATCAGCCTCGTCGATTCCATCACGTTTTTGATAATTACCTTGTTCGCCGCGTTTGCCACCGGGGGAGCCGTCGTCTCCAGCCAGTACCTCGGTAGAAAGGATTATGCTTCGGCAAATAGTGCCGCCAAGCAGTTGTTGGTTCTCTCTGTAGTGGTGTCCACAATTCTCATGGTGCTTTGCATTCCGTTTCGACGTCTCATCATCAGGTTTATCTTCGGTTCGATTGAAGAGCAGGTTCTTCTCAACGGATCCACCTATTTCCTCTATATTCTTGCCTCTCTCCCCTTTTTGGCAACCTACAACGCCTGTGCCGCGCTTTTCAGGTCGATGGGCAACAGCAAGGTGAACCTGTGGGTGAGCATCATCATGAATCTTATCAATGTGATAGGAAATGCATACTTCATCTTTGCTCTGCA
Proteins encoded:
- a CDS encoding ABC transporter substrate-binding protein; translated protein: MNITRRSLFTLALVLLLTFSVFAAGQTEAKASATYKIGVSKLLAHPALDAAEKGLMDHLATTGLSVSYDLQNANGDISTASSIAQKFKSDKVNVAVGIATPSAQALAQVFPVSSGIPVVFSAVTDADEAGLVAANIAGVSDKNPVDEQIKLLIDITGAKRIGNIYASGEANGVVLMEMAKAACQKYGVEFVASAISNSSEVKMAAQSIIDRVDAIYIATDNAVISALASIDDVTTKANKVLFSADPSGVEGLNAMIAWGFDYYSIGVETGKVIERVLKGEQAGSVGTVYITDPTKFELWFNLDTAKKLGYTIPQSLQDGAAVLIKDGKKISQ
- a CDS encoding ABC transporter substrate-binding protein, producing MNRRIVLLVALCMIAVSPLFSQPTAEASKGYEIGISKMVSHPALDSIEQGIMDYLNGTGMQFNFDLQNCNAEIATAIAIAQKFKSDNKDLVVGIATPPAQALAQVITDKPVVFGAITDPLAAGLVVNYDKTEDTNIAGISDLNPLKLQLETYFRIVKPKTLGMIYTSSEANGVAQMELAKSICAENNVTFVAAAVSNSSEVKMAAQSIVGRVDAMYVAIDNTVVSAIPSVSEVCMKAGIPLFNTDTTSSDGIDFLMSWGFNYYTVGVETGKVVERILKGEKPRDIGAVFFDDPAQFELWFNLDTAKKLNISIPQDLLDGAKVLVQNGKKTIRE
- a CDS encoding ABC transporter ATP-binding protein, translated to MLDLSNITKVFYPGTVNEKMALDNINLHVNKGDVICVVGSNGSGKSTLFNLISGTYPVTNGKIIFDGTDVTASPEYKRAMTIGRIFQDPTKGTAANMSIEDNMITAETKGMKGLRISLNNEKREQFASLLKLIGLQDRLKDNVGLLSGGQRQALTLLMIVMSRPKMLLLDEHTAALDPRNAQIVMDLTERFIAEYKLTALMVTHNMQFAINFGNRLIMMDEGTIILDVSGEEKSKLTVEELVRLFKNLRNKTYANDEALLTKE
- a CDS encoding ABC transporter permease produces the protein MIEGIFVDGLVFSIMVIGILISYRILDFADLTCDGSVATGAAVATMSIVAGFPIFVALLLAFLAGVIAGMITAAIHNKLKIPGLLAGILTMTMLYSINLRVLGNKANVPLLRVKTMYSQLPEIFSFIPSEWAALLGTLLVVLFVKLLIDIFFRTDLGVSMGAMGGNEQMVISQGINPDILKLMGIGLSNGLIALSGGLLAQYQGFADANLGQGMVVQGLAAIMIGEFLFSSNRISLLTLRAVLGAIIYKALMFFGRKYGYLVNITPNDFKLLTGILVIASLFIAQTRSAASSAGAKKKAIARSQARHDSKEDSTNA